In one window of Desulforhabdus amnigena DNA:
- a CDS encoding 2-oxoacid:acceptor oxidoreductase family protein, with translation MERKCIEVRWHGRGGQGAVTAASILAEAAYYDGYKGVTAAPFFGAERRGAPIIATNRFSWVPIRTFSLVEHPDIVVVLDETLLHVVDVSLGVKPDGIVLINTSKTPDAFQLKNPINIATTNAEKWARESGLVVAGSVLFNTTILGGFAKATGLISLASIEKALRNHFPGEAGEKNVHGARLAYDGTKVMHECTLACCA, from the coding sequence ATGGAGAGAAAGTGTATTGAAGTAAGGTGGCATGGACGCGGAGGACAAGGAGCTGTTACGGCGGCCAGTATTCTGGCGGAAGCGGCGTATTATGACGGGTACAAAGGTGTGACTGCAGCTCCTTTCTTTGGTGCTGAGCGCAGAGGGGCGCCCATCATCGCCACCAATAGATTTTCATGGGTACCCATCCGCACATTTTCATTGGTTGAGCATCCCGACATCGTGGTGGTCCTGGATGAAACTCTGCTCCACGTTGTGGATGTCTCTCTTGGCGTCAAGCCCGATGGCATCGTGCTGATCAATACTTCAAAAACCCCTGATGCATTTCAACTCAAGAATCCCATCAATATCGCCACCACCAATGCGGAAAAATGGGCTAGGGAATCAGGTTTGGTAGTGGCGGGATCGGTTTTGTTCAATACGACGATTTTGGGCGGTTTTGCAAAAGCAACCGGATTGATCAGCCTTGCCAGTATTGAGAAGGCGCTGCGCAATCATTTCCCTGGGGAAGCGGGAGAGAAGAATGTACACGGAGCGCGTCTGGCATATGATGGAACGAAAGTCATGCATGAATGCACTTTGGCCTGTTGTGCTTGA
- a CDS encoding 4Fe-4S binding protein yields MSSEKKDKFTYAHSKLCKGEAGKTGDWRSFRPVIDHTKCTPTKNQRPSCFICWLYCPEGVVKRTIPVEIDMDYCKGCGICAEECPTKAIQMVEEEKKA; encoded by the coding sequence ATGAGCAGCGAGAAAAAGGACAAATTCACTTACGCCCATTCAAAATTGTGTAAAGGGGAAGCCGGAAAAACCGGGGACTGGCGTTCTTTCAGACCCGTGATCGATCATACGAAATGCACCCCCACAAAGAACCAGAGACCTTCATGTTTTATTTGCTGGTTGTATTGCCCCGAGGGGGTGGTCAAGAGGACCATACCCGTCGAAATAGATATGGATTATTGCAAAGGTTGCGGAATTTGTGCCGAAGAATGCCCGACCAAGGCCATTCAAATGGTTGAGGAAGAGAAAAAAGCTTAG
- a CDS encoding epoxyqueuosine reductase QueH → MARILLHSCCAPCTIYPLEKLRTQGWIVHDFFYNPNIHPYQEFERRFTTLESFCKESELQLIIRWDYDLEVFFREVAFREHQRCIHCYSKRLEATARLAKKSGFDAFTSTLLYSRQQKHELIRSLAVEASRKFGIPFYYEDFREGWREGQEKAKTMGMYRQQYCGCIYSEKERFYKKK, encoded by the coding sequence ATGGCTCGAATACTTCTTCACTCCTGTTGTGCCCCATGCACGATTTATCCATTGGAAAAACTCCGTACTCAGGGCTGGATCGTACATGATTTTTTCTACAATCCCAATATTCACCCCTACCAGGAATTCGAACGGCGCTTCACTACGCTTGAATCTTTTTGCAAGGAATCCGAGCTTCAGCTCATTATTCGGTGGGACTACGATTTAGAGGTCTTTTTTCGTGAAGTGGCATTTCGTGAACATCAACGCTGCATTCATTGTTATTCAAAAAGGTTGGAAGCCACAGCCCGTCTCGCGAAAAAAAGCGGCTTCGATGCTTTTACATCCACATTGCTCTACAGCCGGCAACAAAAGCATGAACTCATCCGGTCCCTTGCAGTGGAAGCCTCACGCAAATTCGGGATACCATTCTATTATGAAGATTTTCGTGAAGGATGGCGAGAAGGGCAGGAAAAAGCCAAGACGATGGGAATGTATCGTCAGCAGTATTGTGGATGCATTTATAGTGAAAAAGAGCGATTTTATAAGAAAAAATGA
- a CDS encoding UDP-N-acetylmuramate--L-alanine ligase produces MSDGNVKTVYMMGIGGIAMGTLATMLKEKGYFVVGSDVNLYPPMSDHLESLHIPLFKGYNVENLSKYPPDLVIIGNVIRRENAEAQQVLNQGIPYLSMPEAISRFFLCKHQSIVVAGTHGKSTTSSLLSWILTYAGLDPSTFVGAFLKNCERSYRIGNGRYMVLEGDEYDTAFFDKGSKFLHYRPHIGIITSIEYDHADIFPNFEAVLSAFHRFAQLIAPSDYLIINADDPHCLEVGRNCKGKVLTYGWSDKAQWRIHEVEFRPEEIRFTYQSPHSATPGSMISHLPGRHNVSNILGIMAAADIAGISMETFQEALLKFPGVKRRQDLIGETKGVLIMDDFAHHPTAVKETIDALKLFYPQRRLIAAFEPRTNTSRRSVFHSAYTSAFDGADCICIKQPQGMESISPQERLDAKKLVQDIVLRGKEAHYFSTTEELIEFLSQYCASNDLVLCMSNGSFDGLPGRLLEQLSQQSQI; encoded by the coding sequence ATGTCTGATGGAAATGTCAAAACGGTCTACATGATGGGTATTGGTGGCATTGCCATGGGAACTCTGGCTACTATGCTCAAAGAAAAAGGGTATTTCGTTGTTGGATCGGATGTGAATCTATATCCGCCAATGAGTGATCATCTCGAGTCCCTCCACATTCCCCTCTTCAAAGGATACAATGTGGAGAATCTTTCAAAATATCCGCCGGATCTTGTGATCATTGGAAATGTGATACGCCGGGAAAATGCTGAAGCACAGCAGGTACTGAATCAAGGCATCCCCTATCTTTCCATGCCCGAGGCCATTTCCCGCTTTTTTTTATGCAAGCACCAGAGCATCGTTGTAGCGGGCACTCATGGGAAAAGCACTACATCTTCCTTATTGTCCTGGATTCTTACCTATGCCGGCCTGGATCCGAGCACCTTTGTCGGCGCTTTTCTGAAAAACTGCGAACGCAGTTACAGGATTGGAAATGGACGTTATATGGTCCTGGAAGGGGATGAATATGATACGGCCTTTTTCGACAAGGGATCAAAATTTTTACATTATCGACCTCATATCGGGATCATCACCAGCATCGAGTACGATCATGCGGACATATTTCCCAATTTTGAAGCCGTATTGAGTGCTTTTCACCGTTTTGCGCAACTGATCGCTCCTTCTGACTACCTCATCATCAATGCCGATGATCCCCATTGCCTGGAAGTGGGGCGGAATTGCAAGGGTAAGGTCCTTACTTATGGATGGTCGGATAAGGCGCAATGGCGCATCCACGAAGTTGAATTCCGCCCGGAAGAAATTCGTTTCACTTATCAATCGCCGCATTCGGCAACACCGGGATCAATGATTTCTCATCTTCCGGGCAGGCATAACGTGAGCAACATACTGGGCATCATGGCGGCTGCAGACATCGCTGGAATATCCATGGAAACATTTCAGGAAGCCCTCTTGAAATTTCCAGGCGTGAAGCGCCGGCAGGACCTTATCGGTGAAACCAAAGGAGTGCTCATCATGGATGATTTCGCCCATCATCCAACGGCTGTCAAGGAGACCATAGATGCCTTGAAGCTCTTTTATCCGCAGAGGCGTCTCATCGCGGCCTTTGAACCACGGACGAACACGAGTAGACGTTCGGTTTTTCACTCTGCATACACTTCGGCATTCGATGGCGCAGATTGCATCTGCATCAAGCAACCTCAAGGGATGGAAAGCATTTCGCCACAGGAACGGCTGGATGCGAAAAAGCTCGTTCAAGACATTGTCCTTCGAGGAAAAGAAGCTCATTATTTCAGTACAACAGAGGAACTCATAGAATTTCTGTCCCAATACTGTGCGTCCAACGATCTGGTGCTGTGCATGAGCAATGGAAGCTTTGACGGACTGCCGGGAAGATTGTTGGAACAGTTAAGCCAACAGTCACAAATCTGA
- a CDS encoding serine hydrolase domain-containing protein: protein MSESPSTGDGLRNVASPLNQLFKEALGQRVFSGASLLVGNPDSILFEKTWGYTQWGGSAVDFRTRFDLASLTKPLLTATLCMYAIQEGRIDIDDKLHRFFPSTSLDIHKSRITLRQLLNHSSGLPPYIPFYRELIANPVEQRPTVLQSKILKTPLISAPGKVCHYSDLGFILLGMILEKVFHKPLSLLASDCFQKLYTCTRMWKPSLANLTAYPTFRPMQVGYVPTDSPVMIDMDARPHSPVNRHEPAAYSATGARIKDDSVSFVATEYCPWRKRILKGEVHDENAYSLGGIAGHAGLFGTAREIFRLISFLWNIYRGSIRGFCSPEVVRVFWEKQKMAPESTWALGYDTPSMTQSSAGKYFSPCSVGHLGFTGTSFWMDLEREILIILLTNRVYPTRQNDKLKAFRPTLHNLIMDSFNV, encoded by the coding sequence ATGAGCGAATCCCCTTCGACCGGCGACGGTCTCCGTAATGTGGCATCCCCATTGAATCAGCTTTTCAAAGAAGCATTGGGGCAACGGGTGTTTTCCGGAGCGAGTCTTCTCGTGGGTAACCCAGACTCCATTTTATTTGAAAAAACATGGGGATATACGCAGTGGGGAGGCTCTGCCGTCGATTTTCGAACACGATTTGACCTGGCTTCACTTACTAAACCCTTATTGACGGCCACTCTCTGTATGTATGCCATACAGGAGGGGAGAATTGACATCGACGATAAACTGCACCGCTTTTTCCCATCAACAAGTCTGGACATTCATAAATCACGAATCACCCTTCGGCAACTCTTGAACCACTCTTCAGGACTCCCGCCCTACATCCCGTTTTACAGAGAACTCATCGCCAATCCTGTGGAACAGAGACCCACCGTTCTCCAATCAAAGATATTGAAAACCCCATTGATTTCAGCTCCCGGCAAAGTCTGCCACTACAGCGATTTGGGATTCATTCTTTTAGGCATGATTCTAGAAAAGGTTTTCCATAAGCCCCTCAGCCTCCTGGCCTCTGATTGTTTTCAAAAGCTGTACACATGTACTCGAATGTGGAAACCTTCTCTTGCAAATCTCACGGCATATCCGACTTTTCGTCCGATGCAGGTAGGTTATGTCCCTACCGACTCTCCCGTTATGATCGATATGGATGCAAGGCCTCATTCCCCTGTCAACCGGCATGAACCTGCAGCATATTCCGCAACCGGAGCACGAATAAAAGACGACTCGGTTTCCTTTGTTGCGACTGAATATTGTCCCTGGAGAAAACGCATCCTCAAAGGGGAGGTGCATGATGAAAACGCATATTCTCTTGGGGGGATCGCCGGACATGCTGGCCTCTTTGGCACAGCCAGGGAGATTTTTCGCTTGATTTCTTTTCTCTGGAATATATATCGGGGTAGCATAAGAGGATTTTGTTCGCCTGAAGTTGTCAGGGTTTTTTGGGAAAAACAAAAAATGGCTCCAGAAAGCACCTGGGCTTTGGGTTATGACACCCCCAGCATGACGCAATCGAGTGCCGGGAAATATTTTTCACCTTGCAGTGTCGGCCATTTGGGCTTTACGGGAACTTCGTTTTGGATGGATCTTGAAAGAGAGATTCTTATCATCCTCCTGACCAATCGTGTCTATCCCACACGGCAAAACGATAAATTGAAGGCTTTTCGCCCTACACTACACAACCTCATAATGGATTCATTCAATGTCTGA
- a CDS encoding S66 peptidase family protein yields the protein MIFSPLQPGDRIAVVAPSSPFDQEKFLRACKIMENAGFGISPGKHIFCKKNYLVGTEAERAEDLIRAICDPSISAIICIRGGYGSGRMLPWLPFSTLKKTPKIFLGHSDITFLHLAFQCKMQWITFHGPNLIDLDMVPERLESVLKTLRGKNDFSWNLNDFEILRKGRATGFLIGGNLTCLTHLLGTPYFPDLTGAVLLIEDCNEALYRLDRLLAHLKLAGILQRLAGLVLGRFKDCGEVTKIWETVMESVQPFHFPVVANLPFGHTFENEVIPFGIPFNLDTRQGILRPVELPFRNSTPRWVDFSRS from the coding sequence ATGATTTTCAGTCCGCTTCAACCGGGTGACCGTATTGCCGTTGTGGCGCCATCCAGCCCCTTTGATCAGGAAAAATTCCTGCGGGCCTGTAAAATCATGGAAAATGCCGGATTCGGTATTTCTCCAGGGAAACATATTTTCTGCAAAAAGAATTACCTTGTCGGGACAGAAGCCGAGCGTGCCGAGGACTTGATTCGCGCTATCTGTGATCCCTCCATCTCCGCCATCATTTGCATCAGGGGGGGATACGGAAGCGGACGCATGCTTCCCTGGCTGCCATTTTCAACCCTTAAGAAAACACCAAAGATATTCCTTGGCCACAGCGATATCACTTTTCTCCACCTTGCCTTCCAATGCAAGATGCAATGGATTACATTTCACGGCCCTAATCTTATCGATTTGGACATGGTTCCCGAACGGCTTGAAAGCGTTCTCAAAACGCTCAGGGGGAAAAACGATTTTTCTTGGAATCTCAATGATTTTGAAATTCTTAGAAAGGGAAGAGCAACAGGTTTTTTGATCGGTGGAAATCTTACCTGCCTCACCCATCTTTTGGGTACCCCCTATTTTCCGGATCTGACAGGTGCAGTCCTTCTTATTGAAGATTGCAATGAAGCTCTTTATCGCCTGGACCGCCTTCTTGCCCATCTCAAGCTGGCCGGAATCCTCCAGCGGCTTGCGGGACTCGTTCTGGGGCGATTCAAGGATTGCGGGGAAGTTACCAAGATTTGGGAAACGGTTATGGAATCGGTTCAACCCTTCCATTTTCCCGTTGTGGCCAACCTCCCCTTCGGCCATACCTTTGAAAACGAGGTCATTCCATTCGGCATTCCCTTCAACCTGGACACTCGCCAGGGCATCCTCCGCCCAGTTGAGCTCCCTTTCCGGAATTCAACACCACGATGGGTCGATTTTTCCAGGTCATAA
- a CDS encoding type III pantothenate kinase: MLLAMDIGNTNTVLGLFENDQLVDEWRIRTDVNTTVDEYGITIRSLFAAHAHPIERVRYIIISCVVPPVLNAVERFCKKYFSITPLVVGPGIRTGMPIFYDNPKEVGADRIVNAVAAYELFKKALIVVDFGTATTFDYVSDRGEYMGGVISPGIMISCEALFFKTSKLPRVEIFARPRSVLGKNTITSMNAGIVYGYAGLVEGIINRMKREVNSDLKVVATGGLALLIASECPAIDEVDDHLTLKGLQIIFDRNRKNL; the protein is encoded by the coding sequence ATGCTTTTAGCCATGGATATAGGAAACACCAATACGGTACTTGGACTTTTCGAGAACGACCAACTCGTTGACGAGTGGCGCATCCGGACCGATGTCAATACGACAGTGGATGAGTATGGAATCACCATCCGCAGCCTTTTTGCAGCCCACGCCCACCCCATTGAGCGGGTCAGATATATAATCATATCCTGTGTGGTTCCACCCGTTCTCAATGCCGTCGAAAGATTTTGCAAGAAATATTTTAGTATTACGCCTCTTGTGGTAGGTCCCGGCATTCGAACCGGCATGCCCATATTCTATGATAATCCCAAAGAAGTAGGCGCGGACCGAATAGTAAACGCTGTAGCAGCTTATGAGTTGTTCAAGAAGGCGCTTATCGTTGTTGATTTCGGGACTGCTACAACTTTTGACTATGTTTCGGACAGGGGAGAGTACATGGGGGGAGTGATCAGTCCGGGTATTATGATCTCCTGCGAAGCTCTCTTTTTCAAGACATCCAAACTGCCGCGAGTCGAAATTTTCGCCAGACCGCGATCGGTTCTTGGCAAAAACACCATCACATCCATGAATGCCGGCATCGTTTACGGGTACGCCGGGCTCGTGGAAGGCATCATCAACAGGATGAAGAGGGAGGTCAACTCTGACCTCAAGGTTGTTGCCACTGGAGGATTGGCCTTGCTCATCGCGAGCGAGTGTCCCGCCATTGACGAAGTGGACGATCATTTGACGCTAAAAGGCCTTCAGATCATTTTCGATAGGAACCGCAAGAACTTATGA
- the glmM gene encoding phosphoglucosamine mutase — protein sequence MDKLFGTDGIRGIANEWPMTTDLAMKVGFSTAHVFKSSHRRPKIIIGKDTRLSGYMIENAITAGICSMGVDVLLVGPLPTPGIAFITTSMRADAGIVISASHNPFEYNGIKIFAADGFKLPDDTERHIEQLILSGEIERLSRPSASEIGRARRIDDAQGRYIVYLKTTFPRDLSMEGLKLVIDCAHGASYRVAPTVFEELGAEVILTGNNPNGTNINQDCGSLHPEHMAALVRQHGANAGLAFDGDADRIIVADEKGEILDGDQLMAICASHSLKKKSLNKNTLVATVMSNLGLEIALRKQGGTLLRTPVGDRYVVECMRKHDCNIGGEQSGHLIFLDCSTTGDGILSALQVLAVMLRENRPLSELKRVMEHFPQTLVNVPVTHRRSIDEIPELVLLKEKLEKRLGEEGRLVIRPSGTEPVFRVMVEGSDHDLIHEVAQEMAENIQKYMGGDVS from the coding sequence ATGGACAAGCTTTTTGGAACGGATGGCATTAGAGGAATAGCAAACGAATGGCCTATGACGACGGATCTCGCCATGAAGGTCGGCTTCAGCACCGCTCACGTTTTCAAGAGCAGCCACAGACGCCCCAAGATCATCATTGGCAAAGACACTCGCCTTTCTGGGTACATGATAGAAAATGCCATCACCGCTGGGATTTGTTCCATGGGGGTGGATGTCCTCCTCGTGGGACCCCTTCCAACTCCAGGAATAGCATTCATCACTACGAGCATGCGGGCGGATGCCGGCATAGTCATTTCCGCTTCTCATAACCCTTTCGAATACAATGGCATCAAGATTTTTGCTGCAGACGGATTCAAATTGCCAGACGATACCGAAAGGCATATAGAACAGCTCATTTTGAGTGGAGAAATAGAACGCCTTTCGCGCCCTTCGGCATCGGAAATTGGACGCGCTCGCAGGATTGACGACGCTCAGGGTCGTTACATTGTCTACCTCAAAACAACTTTTCCAAGAGATCTATCCATGGAGGGACTCAAGCTTGTCATCGATTGCGCTCACGGAGCATCTTACAGGGTCGCTCCCACCGTTTTCGAGGAACTGGGTGCAGAAGTCATTCTGACGGGCAACAATCCCAACGGGACGAATATCAATCAGGACTGTGGATCCCTTCATCCGGAGCACATGGCCGCCCTCGTTCGCCAGCATGGCGCCAATGCCGGTCTTGCATTCGATGGAGATGCAGACCGCATCATTGTTGCTGATGAAAAGGGCGAGATTCTGGACGGGGATCAATTGATGGCCATCTGTGCAAGCCACTCTCTCAAGAAAAAGAGCCTCAACAAAAACACTCTGGTGGCTACCGTTATGAGTAACCTCGGGTTGGAAATCGCCTTACGCAAACAAGGAGGAACACTCCTGCGAACCCCCGTTGGAGACCGGTATGTCGTCGAATGCATGCGAAAGCATGATTGCAACATCGGCGGAGAACAGTCGGGCCACCTGATTTTTCTCGATTGCAGTACCACGGGGGACGGCATTCTTTCTGCACTCCAGGTCCTGGCTGTTATGTTGCGTGAAAATCGCCCCTTGTCCGAATTGAAAAGGGTTATGGAACACTTCCCTCAAACTTTGGTGAATGTCCCCGTCACTCATCGCAGATCCATCGATGAGATTCCGGAGCTTGTTCTCCTGAAGGAAAAACTTGAAAAACGACTGGGGGAAGAAGGACGCCTCGTGATTCGGCCATCAGGCACGGAACCTGTCTTTCGAGTGATGGTGGAAGGTTCCGACCATGACTTGATCCATGAAGTAGCTCAGGAAATGGCGGAAAACATCCAAAAATACATGGGTGGTGACGTTTCATAG
- the folP gene encoding dihydropteroate synthase — MGVFPRKNYTIQTKSEPIELGEYTRVMGILNVTPDSFSDGGKYYNYHSAVQQALDMIVAGTDILDIGGESTRPNSDPVSPEVQLERVIPVIEAIRESSDIPISIDTTSAEVARQALDAGADIINDVSSLRFDEEMVRVAADTGVPLILMHMQGKPKTMQESPSYVSLFSEIIAFLEERIQFASRHGVDRSQIIVDPGIGFGKNITHNLLLIRNLELLQCLDRPILLAASRKRFIGSILGRSADDREVGTAVVHSFGIAAGAHIIRAHDVEIHKQVAIMSDAIREAL, encoded by the coding sequence ATGGGTGTTTTTCCACGCAAGAACTATACGATTCAAACAAAATCAGAGCCGATAGAATTGGGGGAATACACAAGGGTCATGGGCATTCTCAACGTGACCCCCGACTCCTTTTCCGATGGCGGCAAGTATTATAACTATCACTCCGCTGTGCAGCAGGCACTCGACATGATCGTCGCAGGTACGGATATTCTGGATATCGGTGGCGAATCTACGCGACCGAATTCGGATCCTGTTTCACCGGAGGTTCAATTGGAGAGAGTGATCCCGGTAATTGAAGCCATCCGCGAGAGCAGTGATATTCCCATTTCCATCGACACCACCTCGGCTGAAGTGGCTCGACAGGCCCTGGACGCAGGGGCTGACATCATCAATGATGTCAGTTCCCTGCGATTTGACGAAGAGATGGTTCGTGTAGCGGCCGATACAGGCGTTCCGCTCATTCTCATGCACATGCAGGGGAAACCCAAGACCATGCAGGAGTCACCCTCCTATGTTTCCCTGTTTTCCGAAATCATAGCGTTCCTGGAGGAACGCATTCAATTTGCCTCCCGGCATGGAGTCGATCGCAGCCAAATCATCGTGGATCCCGGAATCGGGTTCGGAAAAAACATCACACACAATCTGCTTCTCATCCGCAACCTGGAGCTTCTCCAATGCCTGGACCGTCCTATTCTCCTTGCAGCTTCCCGCAAGAGATTCATTGGAAGCATTCTTGGCCGCTCCGCAGACGATCGTGAAGTAGGTACGGCGGTTGTTCACAGTTTTGGAATTGCCGCGGGCGCACACATCATTCGAGCCCATGATGTGGAAATCCACAAACAAGTTGCTATCATGAGTGACGCCATCAGGGAAGCTCTGTAA
- the ftsH gene encoding ATP-dependent zinc metalloprotease FtsH, protein MSPFYKNLALWLVISLMVILLFNMFHQPQRSRDETTYSQFLAAVQKGEVSQVTIQGDHILGTYSKDGKPFRTFMPRDSDLIRTLREHGVDIQAKPEEESPWYMTILISWFPMLLLIGVWIFFMRQMQMGGGKAMSFGKSRARLLNETAKKVMFDDVAGVDEAKEELQEIVEFLKDPKKFTRLGGRIPKGVLLVGAPGTGKTLLARAIAGEAGVPFFSISGSDFVEMFVGVGASRVRDLFMQGKKNAPCIIFIDEIDAVGRHRGAGLGGGHDEREQTLNQLLVEMDGFESNEGVILIAATNRPDVLDPALLRPGRFDRQVVVPVPDIRGRIGILKVHMQKKPLAPDVDTKTLAKGTPGFSGADLENLVNEAALLAARKNKDQIDMSDFESAKDKVMMGLERKSMILSEEEKRTTAYHEAGHALVARLLPHADPLHKVTIIPRGRALGLTQQLPQDDRHTYSRDYLLDSIAILMGGRVAEEVVFNQRTTGASNDIERATQMARRMVCEWGMSEVMGPLSFGKREEQVFLGREIAQHRDYSESTAIEIDREVRRIVEENYQRAKNILKEHMEVLVRIADTLLERETLDLRDMDKIIAEVKPELLERLPPKEEEPEPIAPESFEAPASNPAFVQNPEGMKVSEKVEDPSKKESTTNSPEK, encoded by the coding sequence TTGAGTCCGTTTTATAAGAATTTAGCCCTTTGGTTGGTCATCAGCCTCATGGTGATTCTCCTATTCAACATGTTTCATCAGCCTCAACGTTCTAGAGATGAAACTACCTACAGCCAGTTCCTCGCTGCAGTTCAAAAAGGCGAAGTTTCACAGGTAACAATTCAAGGGGATCATATCCTCGGGACATATAGCAAAGATGGTAAACCATTCCGTACTTTCATGCCGCGCGATTCAGATCTCATTCGCACGCTGAGAGAACACGGTGTAGATATTCAGGCAAAGCCCGAAGAGGAATCCCCCTGGTACATGACCATACTGATCAGTTGGTTCCCAATGCTTCTATTGATTGGAGTTTGGATTTTCTTTATGCGCCAAATGCAGATGGGTGGTGGAAAAGCCATGAGCTTTGGAAAGAGCCGCGCCCGGTTGCTCAATGAAACCGCAAAGAAAGTCATGTTCGATGATGTAGCCGGTGTGGATGAAGCCAAGGAAGAGCTGCAGGAAATTGTGGAATTTTTAAAAGATCCCAAGAAATTCACTCGATTGGGAGGCAGAATCCCCAAGGGGGTTCTCCTGGTGGGTGCGCCGGGAACGGGAAAAACGCTTCTGGCGCGAGCCATTGCAGGGGAAGCCGGCGTTCCCTTCTTCAGCATCAGCGGGTCGGACTTTGTCGAAATGTTCGTAGGCGTCGGAGCATCCCGTGTCCGAGATCTCTTCATGCAAGGCAAAAAAAATGCTCCCTGCATCATCTTCATTGACGAAATAGATGCCGTGGGGCGTCACCGCGGCGCCGGACTCGGTGGCGGCCATGATGAACGGGAACAAACTCTTAACCAGCTCCTCGTTGAAATGGACGGTTTCGAATCCAACGAAGGCGTGATCCTCATCGCTGCAACCAACCGCCCCGATGTTCTGGATCCCGCTTTATTGCGCCCGGGTCGATTCGATCGCCAGGTCGTGGTTCCCGTACCGGATATTCGTGGTCGTATCGGAATCTTGAAGGTTCACATGCAGAAGAAACCTCTTGCCCCGGACGTGGACACAAAAACCCTGGCTAAGGGAACCCCCGGCTTTTCAGGGGCCGATCTCGAAAATCTCGTCAACGAGGCTGCCCTCCTGGCAGCCCGAAAAAATAAAGACCAGATCGATATGTCCGATTTTGAATCGGCCAAAGACAAGGTCATGATGGGGCTTGAACGCAAGAGTATGATCTTGAGTGAAGAAGAAAAACGTACCACTGCATATCATGAGGCCGGTCACGCCCTGGTGGCAAGGCTCCTGCCCCACGCAGATCCCCTGCACAAGGTCACCATCATACCACGCGGACGCGCACTGGGGCTCACTCAACAGCTTCCTCAGGATGACCGCCACACTTATTCAAGGGATTATCTTCTCGATAGCATCGCCATTTTGATGGGAGGTCGAGTAGCGGAAGAGGTGGTTTTCAACCAGCGCACCACGGGTGCATCCAATGACATTGAGCGCGCCACTCAAATGGCACGTCGCATGGTGTGCGAATGGGGGATGAGTGAAGTGATGGGACCTCTCAGTTTTGGAAAAAGAGAGGAACAGGTCTTCCTGGGACGGGAAATCGCTCAGCACAGGGATTACAGTGAATCGACAGCCATCGAAATCGACAGGGAGGTTCGCCGAATCGTCGAAGAAAACTATCAGCGTGCCAAAAACATCCTGAAAGAGCATATGGAAGTTTTGGTTCGGATTGCCGACACTCTTCTTGAACGGGAAACCCTTGATCTTCGGGATATGGACAAGATCATTGCAGAGGTCAAACCTGAGCTCTTAGAGCGGTTACCGCCAAAGGAGGAGGAACCTGAACCGATAGCTCCCGAATCTTTTGAAGCACCTGCATCCAATCCTGCATTTGTTCAAAACCCTGAGGGGATGAAAGTATCCGAAAAAGTAGAGGACCCTTCCAAAAAGGAAAGTACAACGAATTCACCGGAGAAATGA